One Oryza brachyantha chromosome 3, ObraRS2, whole genome shotgun sequence DNA segment encodes these proteins:
- the LOC102712068 gene encoding probable protein phosphatase 2C BIPP2C1 has product MEKEAPVAAGGGGVVWSRQAEVAPPRATAASGGATELCSPKGDNIDQVAGGSCFEDTGAVAAETPRMSLSGSERPAVSGEAPEDVGGLDADDAAVLCSEDGAELKLADQGALDVRLGAPAVGVHEQQLHLGTSGSDEAGAINEISPVEVSPSVLSSNLDTCGDIGGSSLMERSLLEARGTRGCEQDVMPGVAEASNWNVSSEVGVEMERGLDDRNGLAEGELVSSVDGGGAEKISKMTGVLSEEGVDRTETALEPCVASVGSVMRVKEGVDRMETNLDDSEASDSSTAQDSDTDVETESSSSSIEEQDTGYGVHNPHKEQSICEVARGNKSLEVKRSDRMSSVGLPTLIVSSGAAMLPHPSKVLTGGEDAYFIACNGWFGVADGVGQWSFEGINAGLYARELMDGCKKVVMESQGAPGMRPEDVLAKAADEARSPGSSTVLVAHFDGQVLHACNIGDSGFLVIRNGEIYKKSKPMTYGFNFPLQIEKGDDPFKLVQKYTIDLQEGDAIVTATDGLFDNVYEEEIAAVISKSLEASLKPAEIAEFLVARAKEVGRSATCRSPFSDAALAVGYLGYSGGKLDDVTVVVSVVRKSEV; this is encoded by the exons ATGGAGAAGGAggcgcccgtcgccgccggcggcggcggggtcgtcTGGTCCCGGCAAGCTGAGGTCGCGCCGCCCCGCGCGACCGCTGCttccggcggcgccaccgagCTCTGCTCCCCTAAAG GGGATAATATCGATCAGGTGGCTGGAGGTTCGTGTTTTGAGGACACCGGCGCTGTTGCGGCAGAGACGCCGAGGATGAGTTTGTCTGGTTCCGAGCGCCCGGCGGTGAGTGGAGAGGCGCCGGAAGATGTCGGTGGCCTTGACGCGGATGATGCCGCTGTTTTGTGTTCTGAAGATGGCGCTGAGCTCAAATTGGCTGACCAGGGTGCCCTGGATGTGAGATTAGGGGCTCCGGCGGTCGGAGTCCATGAGCAGCAGTTGCATCTTGGTACTTCAGGTTCCGATGAAGCTGGTGCAATCAATGAGATTTCACCAGTTGAGGTGTCACCGTCAGTGCTCAGTTCAAATTTGGATACTTGTGGGGATATTGGTGGCTCCTCTCTCATGGAGCGGTCCCTGCTAGAGGCCCGCGGTACCCGAGGATGTGAACAAGATGTCATGCCCGGTGTTGCAGAGGCATCTAATTGGAATGTAAGTTCTGAGGTCGGTGTTGAGATGGAACGTGGCTTGGATGATCGAAATGGCCTTGCCGAAGGGGAATTGGTGTCGAGTGTTGATGGAGGGGGCGCCGAGAAGATCTCAAAGATGACTGGTGTCTTGTCTGAAGAAGGTGTGGACCGGACGGAAACAGCTCTCGAGCCGTGTGTGGCATCAGTTGGCTCTGTTATGCGGGTTAAGGAAGGTGTGGACAGGATGGAGACGAATTTGGATGACTCTGAGGCTTCAGACAGCTCAACCGCGCAGGATTCTGACACTGacgtggagaccgagtcgagcAGTTCAAGTATAGAAGAACAAGACACGGGATATGGAGTGCATAACCCACACAAG GAACAATCAATCTGTGAAGTAGCCAGGGGAAACAAGAGTTTAGAGGTGAAGAGGTCTGACAG GATGTCTTCAGTAGGCCTACCAACACTTATAGTGTCTTCAGGTGCAGCAATGTTACCTCACCCTTCTAAG GTGCTGACAGGTGGTGAAGATGCTTATTTTATAGCTTGTAATGGTTGGTTTGGTGTGGCAGATGGAGTTGGCCAATGGTCATTTGAAG GAATCAATGCAGGGCTATATGCCAGAGAACTAATGGATGGTTGTAAGAAAGTTGTTATGGAGAGTCAAGGTGCTCCAGGGATGAGACCTGAGGATGTTCTTGCTAAGGCTGCAGATGAAGCACGATCTCCTGGCTCTTCCACTGTTTTGGTTGCTCATTTTGATGGTCAG GTCCTTCATGCATGTAACATAGGAGATTCTGGATTCTTGGTGATAAGAAACggagaaatatataaaaaatcaaagccAATGACTTATGGCTTCAATTTTCCCTTGCAAATTGAGAAGGGTGATGATCCTTTCAAACTTGTACAG AAATACACAATCGATCTACAAGAAGGAGATGCCATTGTAACAGCAACAGATGGCCTTTTTGACAATGTCTATGAGGAAGAAATAGCAGCCGTCATCTCCAAATCATTGGAAGCCAGCCTCAAGCCTGCG GAGATTGCGGAGTTcctggttgctagggcaaaGGAAGTGGGCAGATCGGCAACCTGTAGAAGCCCCTTCTCTGACGCGGCTCTTGCAGTTGGGTATCTGGGTTACTCTGGGGGCAAGCTGGATGATGTAACAGTTGTTGTATCCGTTGTTCGGAAATCTGAAGTTTAA